The proteins below are encoded in one region of Aquisphaera giovannonii:
- a CDS encoding ribose-phosphate diphosphokinase, translating into MDKSLICFDDASKRTDPYGELKIFAGSSSSQLGRAICRHLGAELARSETKVFSEGNVFVRVLENVRGRDVFVIQGTDYPVNDNFMELLFWVDAFKRASATQVTAVIPFFSYAKGDKKDEPRVSIRARVCADCLEAAGADRVLTMDLHSPQIQGFFKIPVDHLYAMPVLVDYFREKDIPDLVVASPDVGFGKQAYKFAEMIQAPVVFGNKVRRGHDEHAEMLDIVGDVRGKNVLIVDDFTISGGTLIEMAVACKERGCKDVYACVSHGVFSKGSAAKIARSPIKELVFTDTIEHRFEELAPCCKVVSVASLFADAIMSIHRRESVSRLFNY; encoded by the coding sequence ATGGACAAGTCCTTGATCTGCTTCGACGACGCCTCCAAGCGGACCGACCCGTACGGCGAGCTGAAGATCTTCGCCGGCAGCTCGAGCAGTCAACTGGGCAGGGCCATCTGTCGCCACCTCGGCGCCGAGCTGGCACGCTCGGAGACGAAGGTCTTCAGCGAGGGCAATGTGTTCGTCCGGGTCCTGGAGAACGTCCGGGGCCGCGACGTCTTCGTCATCCAGGGCACCGACTATCCGGTCAACGACAACTTCATGGAGCTGCTGTTCTGGGTGGACGCCTTCAAACGCGCCAGCGCCACCCAGGTGACGGCGGTCATCCCCTTCTTCTCGTACGCGAAGGGGGACAAGAAGGACGAGCCGCGGGTCTCGATCCGGGCCCGCGTCTGCGCCGACTGCCTGGAGGCGGCGGGCGCGGACCGCGTGCTGACGATGGACCTGCACAGCCCCCAGATCCAGGGATTCTTCAAGATCCCCGTCGATCACCTCTACGCCATGCCGGTCCTCGTCGATTACTTCCGCGAGAAGGACATCCCGGACCTGGTCGTCGCGTCGCCGGACGTCGGTTTCGGCAAGCAGGCGTACAAGTTCGCGGAGATGATCCAGGCGCCGGTGGTCTTCGGCAACAAGGTCCGCCGGGGCCACGACGAGCACGCCGAGATGCTGGACATCGTCGGCGACGTCCGCGGCAAGAACGTCCTCATCGTGGACGACTTCACCATCTCGGGCGGCACCCTCATCGAGATGGCCGTCGCGTGCAAGGAGCGCGGGTGCAAGGACGTGTACGCGTGCGTCTCGCACGGCGTCTTCTCCAAGGGCTCCGCCGCCAAGATCGCCCGCAGCCCCATCAAGGAGCTGGTGTTCACCGACACCATCGAGCACCGCTTCGAAGAGCTGGCGCCTTGCTGCAAGGTCGTCAGCGTCGCCAGCCTCTTCGCGGACGCCATCATGTCCATCCATCGCCGCGAGAGCGTCAGCCGCCTCTTCAACTACTGA
- a CDS encoding VWA domain-containing protein: MSVYEYSRWDGQEFQPQSADEVFEKLSEHLIQHGDDLLRQLDDIDEDEVPELIQLIEKEGLIERDEEGKFRVSPKGIRRIQDKALSDLFLTFRRDGLGRHDSQQKGEGAVRLEDTRPYVYGDSLANLNMHETLKNAYIRQGGGVPIRLKHEDYIVHETEFQSRCATVVLIDMSGSMGRYGKYHTTKKVAVALQAMVRAQYPQDSIEMIGFYTFASPMTERQLLNSAPKPVSLWDSRVHLRFDLDNLPGRVPQHFTNIHAGLRLARSRLMRHGAGNKQIIVITDGEPTAHVEGREVVLIYPPAEKTATHTLNEARHCANAGIRISSFALIEDYFYLGLVNFVQEMARVSGGVAAYCSTEDLGQFVFESFVGGRHTRRHSK, from the coding sequence ATGTCCGTCTACGAGTATTCCCGCTGGGATGGCCAGGAGTTCCAGCCGCAGTCGGCCGATGAGGTCTTCGAAAAGCTCTCCGAACACCTGATCCAGCATGGCGACGACCTCCTCCGCCAGCTCGACGACATCGACGAGGACGAGGTCCCGGAGCTGATCCAGCTCATCGAGAAGGAAGGCCTCATCGAACGCGACGAGGAGGGCAAGTTCCGGGTCTCGCCCAAGGGCATCCGGCGCATCCAGGACAAGGCCCTCTCCGACCTCTTCCTGACCTTCCGCCGCGACGGCCTGGGGCGCCACGACAGCCAGCAGAAGGGCGAGGGCGCGGTCCGCCTGGAGGACACGCGGCCCTACGTCTACGGCGACTCCCTGGCCAACCTCAACATGCACGAGACGCTCAAGAACGCGTACATCCGCCAGGGGGGCGGCGTCCCCATCCGCCTGAAGCACGAGGATTACATCGTCCACGAGACGGAGTTCCAGTCTCGCTGCGCGACGGTCGTCCTCATCGACATGAGCGGCTCGATGGGGCGGTACGGGAAGTATCACACGACCAAGAAGGTGGCCGTGGCCCTCCAGGCGATGGTCCGGGCCCAGTACCCCCAGGACTCGATCGAGATGATCGGGTTCTACACCTTCGCGAGCCCCATGACGGAGCGTCAGCTCCTGAACTCAGCTCCCAAGCCCGTGAGCCTCTGGGACAGCCGCGTCCACCTGCGATTCGACCTGGACAATCTGCCCGGCCGCGTCCCCCAGCACTTCACGAACATCCACGCCGGACTGCGGCTGGCCCGCAGTCGGCTGATGAGACACGGCGCGGGCAACAAGCAGATCATCGTCATCACCGACGGCGAGCCCACGGCGCACGTCGAGGGTCGCGAGGTCGTGCTGATCTATCCGCCCGCGGAGAAGACCGCGACGCACACCCTCAACGAGGCCCGGCATTGCGCGAACGCCGGCATCCGCATCTCGAGCTTCGCGCTCATCGAGGACTACTTCTACCTGGGCCTCGTGAACTTCGTCCAGGAGATGGCCAGGGTCTCCGGCGGCGTCGCGGCCTACTGCTCGACCGAGGACCTCGGGCAATTCGTCTTCGAGAGCTTCGTCGGCGGCCGGCACACCAGGCGCCACTCGAAGTAG
- a CDS encoding ArnT family glycosyltransferase produces the protein MVHVDSATEAPAGWDEAGATADAGRALCGKGWLAPASVLFVALTVNLAGNARTGLWDRDEPRYATAVREMRARGDWIVPWFNDSPRYHKPILSYWLMALTTAVAGDNPYGARLPSVLAGGGTCILTWWIGRRLLGPRGGWIAGLMMAVAPIVVAESKLATTDSLLAFFLVGAQACLLTLSEGPSRRAAMLFWACLGLAFLTKGPVALALIAAAAACAWWLGWPAREVAWRLQLRLGLLAFAAIALPWYLAVLVATRGDFYRFAIGTQIVQRVTTGMEQHGGVPGYYLALSTVAFYPWSAFVPAAAFGAWKRRRTRPDLAFLLGWMVGPWLFLECLPTRLLHYYLPAYPACALLVAWMVESVASEGVPVRRWPLGRLAMGTMIVLGLAGAALLAAAGALRPGPTRPPLMLCSAILAAGTMLATIRLRQGATRRGMLSAACAWWLIMGITGGWLIPAAEEFRTSARVGRRLEALSAELGTPIVLLNYQEPGVIYAAGHPLSTVREKRDLERILDTRPELLSAVTPEERVAYSEKYALDMATIETVDGLSLTKGRTHAIELVVLRRRSEPPTRGDSTARRDPAEQPLVK, from the coding sequence ATGGTGCACGTCGATTCCGCTACCGAAGCTCCAGCCGGTTGGGACGAGGCGGGAGCGACCGCCGACGCCGGCCGGGCGCTATGCGGCAAAGGCTGGCTTGCACCGGCGTCGGTCCTCTTCGTCGCGTTGACCGTGAACCTCGCGGGGAATGCGAGGACCGGCCTCTGGGATCGCGACGAGCCCCGCTACGCCACGGCCGTACGCGAGATGCGCGCACGGGGAGACTGGATCGTACCCTGGTTCAACGACTCTCCCCGCTATCACAAGCCGATCCTCTCGTACTGGTTGATGGCACTCACCACAGCGGTCGCGGGCGACAACCCCTATGGGGCCAGGCTCCCCTCCGTGCTGGCAGGCGGGGGCACCTGCATACTGACGTGGTGGATCGGCCGCCGGCTGCTCGGTCCTCGCGGTGGATGGATCGCTGGGCTGATGATGGCCGTTGCCCCCATCGTTGTCGCCGAATCGAAACTGGCCACCACGGACTCGCTGCTGGCGTTCTTCCTGGTCGGGGCCCAGGCGTGCCTCCTGACCCTCTCGGAAGGACCGTCTCGACGCGCCGCGATGCTGTTCTGGGCGTGCCTGGGGCTGGCCTTCCTGACCAAAGGTCCGGTTGCCCTGGCCCTCATCGCGGCGGCCGCCGCCTGCGCGTGGTGGTTGGGCTGGCCGGCGCGGGAGGTCGCGTGGCGTCTTCAGCTCCGGTTGGGATTGCTCGCCTTCGCGGCAATCGCGTTGCCGTGGTATCTGGCCGTGCTCGTCGCCACGCGCGGCGACTTCTACCGCTTCGCGATCGGCACGCAGATCGTGCAGCGTGTGACGACGGGCATGGAGCAGCACGGGGGCGTCCCGGGCTACTACCTCGCCCTGTCCACGGTTGCATTCTATCCATGGTCCGCCTTCGTGCCGGCGGCGGCATTCGGCGCCTGGAAGAGGCGACGAACGCGTCCCGACCTGGCGTTCCTGCTCGGCTGGATGGTCGGCCCGTGGCTCTTCCTGGAATGCCTGCCGACCCGCCTCCTTCACTACTACCTGCCGGCCTATCCCGCGTGCGCCCTGCTCGTCGCCTGGATGGTGGAATCTGTGGCCTCCGAGGGCGTGCCGGTCCGCCGGTGGCCGCTCGGCCGGCTGGCGATGGGCACGATGATCGTGCTCGGGCTCGCAGGGGCGGCCTTGCTGGCCGCGGCCGGCGCGCTCCGTCCGGGCCCGACGCGGCCGCCGCTGATGCTCTGCTCCGCGATCCTCGCCGCGGGGACGATGCTGGCGACGATTCGGCTCCGGCAGGGGGCCACGCGACGCGGGATGCTTTCGGCCGCCTGCGCCTGGTGGCTGATCATGGGGATCACCGGGGGGTGGCTCATCCCGGCCGCGGAGGAATTCCGGACATCGGCTCGCGTCGGCCGGCGGCTGGAGGCGCTCTCGGCCGAGCTCGGGACGCCGATCGTGCTACTGAATTACCAGGAGCCGGGGGTGATCTACGCGGCGGGACACCCCCTGTCCACGGTCCGCGAGAAGCGCGACCTCGAGAGGATTCTCGACACGCGGCCGGAGCTGCTCTCGGCCGTCACGCCGGAGGAGCGCGTCGCCTACAGCGAGAAATATGCGCTCGACATGGCGACCATCGAGACGGTGGACGGACTCAGCCTGACCAAGGGCCGGACGCACGCGATCGAGCTGGTGGTCCTGCGTCGCCGGTCCGAGCCGCCGACCAGGGGGGACTCAACGGCCCGGCGCGATCCTGCCGAGCAGCCGCTCGTAAAGTGA
- a CDS encoding sigma 54-interacting transcriptional regulator, with translation MGLERAGTLGELRASGYRVVPVKEEMRRNLVRKLKAGEPLFPDILGYEDTVVPQIQNAILSKHDMLFLGLRGQAKTRMLRQLVHLLDDSIPIVAGSEVNDDPFHPISRFAIDLVAEKGDATPIEWIGPDRRYHEKLATPDVTIADLVGEVDMIKHAEGRYLSSELTMHFGLIPRTNRGIFCINELPDLAPKIQVGLFNVLEERDIQIRGYPIRLELDVCMVFSANPEDYTNRGRIVTPLKDRIGSVVRTHYPLTREIGIAVSDQNAWLDRGGDGMAKSMAIPTYIKEVVEEASRLARTSPHVNQQSGVSVRMSIANLENVVSNAERRALVHDEPCVVPRVSDLAHAAASSRGKLELTMNEDEGHEDKLIHRILDEAVKNIFGAHFDAREFRPIVEHFESGQSVELGDMVPSRAVLDRIAKVPGLKKRAEEIASKLLPDLKDREARDAAAASAAEFVLEGLHVHNKLNRAVKTGGSTTYRR, from the coding sequence ATGGGGCTGGAGCGGGCCGGGACGCTGGGCGAGCTGCGGGCGAGCGGGTACAGGGTCGTGCCCGTCAAGGAGGAGATGAGGCGGAATCTGGTCCGCAAGCTGAAAGCGGGCGAGCCGCTGTTTCCGGACATCCTGGGCTACGAGGACACGGTCGTCCCGCAGATCCAGAACGCGATCCTCTCGAAGCATGACATGCTCTTCCTGGGCCTGCGCGGCCAGGCGAAGACGCGGATGCTGCGGCAGCTCGTCCACCTCCTGGACGACTCCATCCCGATCGTCGCGGGGTCCGAGGTCAACGACGACCCCTTCCATCCGATCTCGCGGTTCGCGATCGACCTGGTCGCCGAGAAGGGGGACGCGACCCCCATCGAGTGGATCGGCCCGGATCGTCGCTACCACGAGAAGCTCGCGACGCCGGACGTGACGATCGCCGACCTCGTGGGCGAGGTCGACATGATCAAGCACGCGGAGGGGCGCTACCTCTCCAGCGAGCTGACCATGCATTTCGGCCTCATCCCGCGGACGAACCGCGGCATCTTCTGCATCAACGAGCTGCCGGACCTGGCCCCGAAGATCCAGGTCGGCCTGTTCAACGTCCTCGAGGAGCGGGACATCCAGATCCGGGGGTATCCGATCCGCCTAGAGCTCGACGTCTGCATGGTCTTCTCGGCGAACCCCGAGGACTACACCAACCGCGGGCGGATCGTCACCCCGCTGAAGGACCGGATCGGCTCCGTCGTCCGGACGCACTACCCGCTCACCCGCGAGATCGGGATCGCCGTCAGCGACCAGAACGCCTGGCTGGACCGCGGCGGGGACGGCATGGCGAAGTCGATGGCGATCCCGACCTATATCAAGGAGGTCGTGGAGGAGGCGTCGCGGCTGGCGCGGACGTCGCCCCACGTGAATCAGCAGTCGGGCGTCTCGGTCCGCATGTCGATCGCGAACCTGGAGAACGTGGTCTCGAATGCGGAGCGGCGGGCGCTCGTCCACGACGAGCCCTGCGTCGTCCCGAGGGTCAGCGACCTCGCCCACGCGGCGGCCAGCTCGAGGGGCAAGCTCGAGCTGACGATGAATGAGGACGAGGGGCACGAGGACAAGCTGATCCACCGGATCCTGGACGAGGCGGTGAAGAACATCTTCGGCGCCCACTTCGACGCCCGGGAATTCCGCCCGATCGTCGAGCATTTCGAGTCCGGCCAGAGCGTCGAGCTGGGCGACATGGTCCCCTCGAGGGCGGTCCTGGATCGGATCGCGAAGGTGCCCGGCCTGAAGAAGCGGGCCGAGGAGATCGCCTCGAAGCTGCTGCCGGACCTGAAGGACCGCGAGGCGCGCGACGCGGCCGCCGCCAGCGCCGCGGAGTTCGTCCTCGAGGGCCTGCACGTCCACAACAAGTTGAACCGCGCCGTCAAGACGGGCGGCAGCACCACCTATCGCCGCTGA
- a CDS encoding thioredoxin-like domain-containing protein: protein MPRHQTRRRRPAAMAALILGIALVGIALRGPSGPRRPAEGPGRPPGATRLVSLHQDEAPSLEGGVGWINSGPIRLSDLKGKVVLLDFWTYCCINCHHVLPTLARIEEKYKDEVVVIGVHSGKFDAERDVENIRRKVAEYRIKHPVVNDAEMTIWERFGVSSWPTLVLITPDGKIGGSNSGEIAFDDLDRAVGQVIARHKDRIDRKAMSFAPEMDRVPAGPLLFPGKVHADAAGGSLFISDTGHNRIVRTDLEGKDATVIGSGEEGLKDGGFDEARFNRPQGTFRSGDVLYVADTENHAIRAVDLKRKKVATISGDGKQAPRSPLERYEGIASKSQLSSPWDIAQVPGSPFLYIAMAGPHQIWRLDPAADRIGVWAGSGYENIQDGDLEDARFAQPSGLATDGDRLFVADSEVSGIRFISGVKSGSPRVGRIVGEGLFQFGDVDGIGPKARLQHCLGIAFAGGKLYIADTYNNKIKGCDLKTRVVKTFAGDGKPGSTDSSPRFYQPGGLAVAGNRLYVADTNNHKVRVIDIPTRSVRTLEVDVPSPRAMSKPAG from the coding sequence ATGCCCCGTCACCAAACCCGCCGCCGACGGCCCGCCGCCATGGCTGCGCTCATCCTCGGCATCGCCCTCGTCGGGATCGCACTGCGCGGCCCCTCCGGCCCTCGCCGCCCCGCGGAAGGCCCGGGCAGGCCGCCGGGGGCGACCCGGCTCGTCTCGCTGCACCAGGACGAGGCGCCGAGCCTCGAGGGGGGCGTCGGCTGGATCAACTCCGGGCCGATCCGCCTCTCGGACCTGAAAGGCAAGGTCGTCCTGCTGGACTTCTGGACCTATTGCTGCATCAACTGCCACCACGTCCTCCCGACGCTGGCGAGGATCGAGGAGAAGTACAAGGACGAGGTCGTGGTCATCGGCGTGCACTCGGGCAAGTTCGACGCCGAGCGGGACGTCGAGAACATCCGCCGCAAGGTGGCCGAGTACCGGATCAAGCACCCCGTCGTGAACGACGCCGAGATGACGATCTGGGAGCGGTTCGGGGTGTCGAGCTGGCCGACTCTCGTGCTGATCACGCCGGATGGCAAGATCGGCGGATCCAACAGCGGCGAGATTGCCTTCGACGACCTGGATCGCGCCGTCGGCCAGGTGATCGCGCGCCACAAGGACCGGATCGACCGCAAGGCCATGTCCTTCGCGCCGGAGATGGACAGGGTGCCGGCGGGCCCGCTTCTCTTCCCCGGGAAGGTCCACGCGGATGCCGCGGGGGGGAGCCTGTTCATCTCGGACACCGGCCACAACCGGATCGTCCGGACCGACCTCGAGGGTAAAGATGCGACGGTGATCGGCTCGGGCGAGGAAGGGCTGAAGGACGGCGGCTTCGACGAGGCCCGGTTCAATCGGCCGCAGGGGACGTTCCGGTCCGGCGACGTCCTCTACGTCGCGGACACGGAGAACCACGCCATCCGCGCGGTGGACCTGAAGCGGAAGAAGGTCGCGACGATCTCCGGCGACGGCAAGCAGGCCCCGCGGAGCCCGCTGGAGCGGTACGAGGGGATCGCGAGCAAGAGCCAGCTCTCCAGCCCCTGGGACATCGCGCAAGTCCCCGGCTCGCCCTTCCTGTACATCGCGATGGCGGGCCCGCACCAGATCTGGCGGCTCGATCCGGCCGCCGATCGCATCGGGGTCTGGGCCGGGTCGGGCTACGAGAACATCCAGGACGGGGACCTGGAGGACGCCCGCTTCGCGCAGCCGAGCGGCCTCGCGACGGACGGCGATCGCCTGTTCGTGGCCGATTCCGAGGTCTCCGGCATCCGGTTCATCTCGGGCGTCAAGTCCGGCTCGCCCCGCGTGGGGCGGATCGTCGGCGAGGGACTCTTCCAGTTCGGCGACGTGGACGGGATCGGCCCGAAGGCACGGCTCCAGCATTGCCTGGGGATCGCCTTCGCGGGCGGGAAGCTCTACATCGCGGACACCTACAACAACAAGATCAAGGGCTGCGACCTGAAGACCCGTGTGGTGAAGACGTTCGCCGGCGACGGCAAGCCCGGCAGCACCGATTCGTCGCCTCGGTTCTATCAGCCGGGCGGCCTGGCCGTCGCCGGCAACCGCCTCTACGTCGCCGACACGAACAACCACAAGGTCCGGGTGATCGACATCCCGACGCGATCGGTGCGGACCCTGGAAGTCGACGTGCCCTCGCCGCGTGCGATGTCGAAGCCCGCCGGGTGA
- a CDS encoding radical SAM protein, which yields MTHPDPQTEAACLLHGGALYRSRVGLAGSLSAGLVFAGFKKGAFSLYFDDAPIFHFDLEGRWQRAFVDHTHYLKGLDASIQAVDRVREGANMVLRRRRLDDADGQVLDRLILDAARGLLEDLREGRLRPEAPPEGKAIPLQPDELTAFLERIVSWDESAWRHHRDRYEATYGPLPLIPPDCQHAVVVQATIGKGPGSIFGRDGWATRVRTAEEFREHVEAVAGLLGGRLQQSRIAFLGGSEAIRQEPRQVESYLDAAGSVLAIGRREGNAGDGEEGRAGLEGIHAFVDRFEPPRPALDSLRSYRRRHVTAIGLGIASGDPVVRDRLGVRWTDEDLRPFVDDLRAAGIRISFLTLSDAGGPDRSREHVAATAELLGSLQPSRSENVFLVDAADVLEPELAARCAPAGGGDTQGRQALRDALAPLRGGGAKVLAYTPEKHWA from the coding sequence TTGACCCATCCAGACCCGCAGACCGAGGCGGCCTGCCTGCTCCATGGAGGAGCCCTCTACCGGAGTCGCGTCGGGCTGGCCGGCAGCCTCTCGGCCGGCCTGGTCTTCGCCGGCTTCAAGAAGGGAGCCTTCTCGCTCTATTTCGACGACGCCCCCATCTTCCACTTCGACCTGGAAGGTCGCTGGCAGCGGGCATTCGTGGATCACACCCACTATCTCAAGGGGCTGGATGCTTCGATTCAGGCCGTCGACCGCGTCCGCGAAGGGGCCAACATGGTGCTCCGACGTCGCCGCCTCGACGACGCGGATGGGCAAGTCCTGGATCGACTCATCCTGGACGCCGCCCGGGGGCTTCTGGAGGACCTCCGCGAGGGACGCCTCCGGCCTGAAGCTCCGCCGGAAGGCAAGGCCATACCGCTCCAGCCCGACGAGCTGACGGCCTTCCTGGAGCGAATCGTCTCCTGGGACGAATCGGCCTGGCGGCATCACCGCGACCGCTACGAGGCGACATACGGGCCGCTCCCGTTAATCCCACCGGATTGCCAGCATGCCGTCGTGGTCCAGGCCACCATCGGCAAGGGCCCGGGTAGCATCTTCGGGAGGGATGGCTGGGCGACTCGGGTTCGAACCGCGGAGGAGTTCCGCGAGCACGTCGAGGCGGTGGCAGGCCTCCTCGGGGGTCGCCTGCAGCAATCTCGCATCGCGTTCCTCGGGGGCAGCGAGGCGATCCGGCAGGAGCCGCGGCAGGTCGAGAGCTATCTCGACGCGGCCGGATCGGTCCTGGCGATCGGACGCCGCGAAGGCAACGCCGGCGATGGCGAGGAAGGGCGGGCCGGCCTGGAGGGGATTCATGCCTTCGTGGATCGATTCGAGCCCCCCCGACCCGCCCTCGATTCCCTCCGCAGCTACCGACGGAGGCACGTCACCGCCATCGGCCTCGGCATCGCGTCCGGCGATCCGGTCGTGCGCGACCGCCTGGGAGTACGCTGGACCGACGAGGACCTCCGACCGTTCGTGGACGACCTGCGGGCCGCGGGCATCCGAATCAGCTTCCTGACCCTCTCTGATGCGGGCGGACCCGACCGCAGCCGGGAGCACGTCGCGGCCACGGCCGAGCTCCTCGGATCCCTCCAGCCGTCCAGGTCGGAGAACGTATTCCTCGTGGACGCGGCCGACGTGCTGGAGCCCGAATTGGCCGCGCGGTGTGCCCCGGCAGGGGGCGGCGACACGCAGGGCCGCCAGGCGCTCCGCGACGCGCTCGCTCCGCTTCGAGGGGGCGGGGCGAAAGTCCTGGCCTACACTCCCGAGAAACACTGGGCCTGA